In Halobaculum sp. XH14, a single genomic region encodes these proteins:
- the ribB gene encoding 3,4-dihydroxy-2-butanone-4-phosphate synthase translates to MSRKQAAAFDRALEAFRAGDPVCVHDFADREGETDVVTPAESVTPADVARMRNDAGGLICVAVPDDVADAVDLPFLEDALDHPAAGGHDLAYDDRSSFSLPVNHRDTFTGVTDDDRARTITELASMAETVAAGHDYGAEEFAAEFRSPGHVDVLRGAPGGLADRVGHTELGLALAAEAGCAPAVVVCEMLDDESGAALAPEAAREYARRHGFPYVEGADLVDALG, encoded by the coding sequence ATGAGCCGCAAGCAGGCGGCCGCGTTCGACCGCGCGCTGGAGGCGTTCCGCGCGGGCGACCCGGTGTGTGTCCACGACTTCGCCGACCGGGAGGGCGAGACTGACGTCGTCACGCCAGCCGAGTCGGTGACGCCGGCCGACGTGGCCCGGATGCGGAACGACGCGGGCGGGCTGATCTGTGTCGCCGTCCCGGACGACGTCGCCGACGCGGTCGACCTCCCGTTCCTGGAGGACGCGCTCGACCACCCGGCCGCGGGCGGCCACGACCTCGCGTACGACGACCGTTCGTCGTTCTCGCTGCCGGTGAACCACCGCGACACGTTCACCGGCGTCACCGACGACGACCGGGCGCGCACCATCACCGAACTCGCCTCGATGGCCGAGACGGTGGCCGCGGGCCACGACTACGGCGCCGAGGAGTTCGCGGCGGAGTTCCGCTCGCCGGGCCACGTCGACGTGTTGCGCGGCGCGCCCGGCGGACTGGCCGACCGCGTCGGCCACACGGAACTCGGTCTCGCGCTCGCCGCGGAGGCCGGGTGCGCGCCCGCGGTCGTGGTCTGTGAGATGCTCGACGACGAGTCGGGCGCGGCGCTCGCGCCGGAAGCGGCCCGCGAGTACGCCCGGCGCCACGGCTTCCCGTACGTCGAGGGCGCGGACCTGGTCGACGCGCTCGGCTAA
- a CDS encoding DUF120 domain-containing protein, with protein MATTARTVGHDEVAALKTVALRGGLREPVKVSCSALGDRLDASSQTASRRLQRLEEAGLLDRDVVSDGQWVSVTDEGERRLRAEYADYRRVFEDGTGLTLSGTVTGGMGEGRHYISLSGYMAQFRERLGYEPFLGTLNVALTEASVRARAGMDSVDGVPIDGWEDDERTFGPATCYAARVEATGGSFEPAHVIVPERTHHDEEQLEVIAPAKLRDELGLDDGDELTVSVEDAVRADGPTAGDADADEEPAGGTEATE; from the coding sequence ATGGCAACGACTGCGAGGACCGTCGGCCACGACGAGGTGGCCGCGCTGAAGACGGTCGCCCTCCGCGGCGGGCTCCGCGAGCCCGTCAAAGTCTCCTGTTCCGCGCTCGGCGACCGTCTCGACGCGTCGAGCCAGACCGCCTCTCGCCGCCTCCAGCGGCTGGAGGAGGCGGGGCTGCTCGACCGGGACGTGGTGAGCGACGGCCAGTGGGTGTCGGTCACGGACGAGGGCGAGCGCCGCCTCCGCGCCGAGTACGCCGACTACCGGCGCGTGTTCGAGGACGGAACCGGCCTGACGCTCTCGGGCACCGTCACCGGCGGCATGGGCGAGGGACGCCACTACATCTCGCTGTCGGGGTACATGGCGCAGTTCCGCGAGCGGCTCGGCTACGAGCCGTTCCTGGGGACGCTGAACGTCGCACTCACGGAGGCGTCCGTCCGGGCGCGTGCGGGCATGGACTCGGTGGACGGCGTCCCCATCGACGGCTGGGAGGACGACGAGCGGACGTTCGGCCCGGCGACGTGTTACGCGGCGCGCGTCGAGGCGACCGGCGGCTCGTTCGAGCCGGCACACGTCATCGTCCCCGAGCGGACCCACCACGACGAGGAGCAGCTCGAGGTCATCGCGCCCGCGAAGCTCCGCGACGAACTGGGGCTGGACGACGGCGACGAACTCACCGTGAGCGTCGAGGACGCGGTGCGGGCGGACGGCCCCACAGCCGGGGACGCGGACGCCGACGAGGAGCCTGCGGGCGGGACGGAGGCGACCGAATGA
- the argS gene encoding arginine--tRNA ligase, translated as MFRQFRSAVAAALAEALAERGYPTDDLGIEEPPGDVAATLASSVAFRLAGEAGAPPPEVAAEVADGIDVDATEYLSRVETSGPYLNFFTDDAYLAGTLEAARADGYGSLPERGESVVVEHTSANPTGPVHVGRARNPIVGDAVANTLAYAGYDVERHYYVNDAGRQMAVFTWAFETFDESELPEPDREKPDYDLVRYYRKGNSFLEAGDPDEVADAEAEIESIMRGLESGDEATYERVSEVVDTVLSGMQETLSRLPAGFDEFVKETRFIRDGSAAEAVDRLKDSEYAETDDGAWVLNLGEWGIDKEFVFLRSDGTSLYTTRDLAHHEWKFENYDRAVTVLGEDQRLHASQLEAALEVLGNDTDQLTSMFYSWVNLPGGEGMSTREGTGVDLDDLLDEAIDRAREEVETRMDDRIRDDDLTYADVERIAEQVGVGAVRYDIVSKQPTKTITFEWDHALDFEAQSAPYVQYVHARCCGIIDEAAAGGTTPAADVDAEALSTSEERALLASIARLPAVIEEAAEDLEPHRVATYTREFAETFNAFYRECPVLTAEDEPTREARLALVAASRTTVANALDVLGVAAPESM; from the coding sequence ATGTTCAGACAGTTCCGGTCGGCCGTCGCGGCGGCGCTCGCCGAGGCGCTCGCCGAGCGCGGGTACCCGACCGACGACCTCGGCATCGAGGAGCCGCCCGGCGACGTGGCGGCGACGCTGGCGTCGAGCGTCGCCTTCCGGCTGGCCGGCGAGGCGGGGGCCCCGCCGCCCGAGGTGGCAGCGGAGGTCGCCGACGGAATCGACGTCGACGCGACCGAGTACCTCTCCCGGGTCGAGACGAGCGGGCCGTACCTCAACTTCTTCACCGACGACGCGTACCTCGCGGGCACCCTCGAGGCGGCCCGGGCGGACGGCTACGGCTCGCTGCCCGAGCGCGGGGAGTCGGTCGTCGTCGAGCACACCTCCGCGAACCCGACCGGCCCGGTCCACGTCGGCCGCGCGCGCAACCCGATCGTCGGCGACGCGGTTGCGAACACCCTCGCGTACGCCGGCTACGACGTGGAGCGTCACTACTACGTCAACGACGCGGGCCGTCAGATGGCCGTGTTCACCTGGGCGTTCGAGACGTTCGACGAGTCGGAGCTTCCCGAACCGGACCGCGAGAAACCCGACTACGACCTCGTGCGGTACTACCGGAAGGGGAACAGCTTCCTCGAGGCGGGGGACCCCGACGAGGTCGCGGACGCGGAAGCCGAGATCGAGTCGATCATGCGGGGGCTCGAATCCGGCGACGAGGCGACCTACGAGCGCGTGAGCGAGGTGGTCGACACGGTGCTCTCGGGCATGCAGGAGACGCTCTCGCGGCTCCCCGCCGGCTTCGACGAGTTCGTCAAGGAGACGCGGTTCATCCGCGACGGCAGCGCGGCCGAGGCGGTCGACCGCCTGAAGGACAGCGAGTACGCCGAGACGGACGACGGCGCGTGGGTGCTCAACCTGGGGGAGTGGGGCATCGACAAGGAGTTCGTGTTCCTGCGCTCGGACGGCACCTCGCTGTACACGACCCGCGACCTGGCCCACCACGAGTGGAAGTTCGAGAACTACGACCGCGCGGTGACGGTGCTGGGCGAGGACCAGCGCCTCCACGCGAGCCAGCTCGAGGCCGCCCTGGAGGTGCTGGGCAACGACACCGACCAGCTCACCTCGATGTTCTACTCGTGGGTGAACCTCCCCGGCGGCGAGGGGATGAGCACCAGGGAGGGCACCGGCGTCGACCTGGACGACCTGCTGGACGAGGCGATCGACCGCGCCCGCGAGGAGGTCGAGACGCGGATGGACGACCGCATCCGCGACGACGACCTCACCTACGCGGACGTCGAGCGCATCGCCGAGCAGGTCGGCGTCGGGGCGGTCCGCTACGACATCGTCTCCAAGCAGCCGACGAAGACGATCACGTTCGAGTGGGATCACGCGCTCGACTTCGAGGCCCAGTCGGCGCCGTACGTCCAGTACGTCCACGCGCGCTGCTGTGGCATCATCGACGAGGCGGCCGCCGGGGGGACGACCCCCGCGGCCGACGTCGACGCCGAGGCGCTCTCGACGTCCGAGGAGCGCGCCCTGCTGGCGAGCATCGCACGGCTGCCGGCCGTGATCGAGGAGGCCGCCGAGGATCTCGAACCCCACCGCGTCGCCACCTACACCCGCGAGTTCGCGGAGACGTTCAACGCGTTCTACCGCGAGTGTCCGGTGCTGACGGCGGAGGACGAACCGACCCGCGAGGCCCGTCTCGCGCTCGTCGCCGCCTCGCGCACCACGGTCGCGAACGCGCTCGACGTGCTCGGCGTCGCGGCTCCCGAGTCGATGTAG
- a CDS encoding P-loop NTPase: MPTIYAVASAKGGVGKTTTAANLAATLAAAGFETVAVDGDIGTANLAPALGLEVPEDGATLHDVLAGEADPADATYEGPHGLSVVPGDQSLSAFRTADPSRIREVLGSITAADYVVVDTGAGLTHESALPLSLADGVLLVSTPTRDGIVDTGKTIDLTERLGGTIVGIALNRVGPDDTLESALAAADVDPGAFEAPVLGRIEEESVIADAIAAREPISQHDPGGDAAASYRSLASSLTGEPIRPPLSYEVEEGEQDPTMPGDAAVAGTDPGTDADSDGDADPDGEVDGDGDDGVDVDSDGEGDAGADTDPDGDRREPADAERAPDSEDEPDSAGDADGSDVTAEPAGDADDADPDVAEGDESIADEESAGDEESVSDDAVIIEDDGGEDGAAAAARGTVLGREEYEEFTEDGSAGDEAAEGDAIDDEAIPFAERDDEGTSAAAAADADETDDEEGDGDDAGGGILSRLFR; this comes from the coding sequence ATGCCGACTATCTACGCCGTCGCCAGCGCGAAGGGGGGAGTCGGGAAGACGACGACCGCCGCCAACCTGGCGGCGACGCTCGCGGCCGCCGGGTTCGAGACGGTGGCGGTCGACGGCGACATCGGGACCGCCAACCTCGCGCCGGCGCTCGGCCTCGAGGTACCGGAAGACGGGGCGACGCTCCACGACGTGCTCGCCGGCGAGGCCGACCCGGCGGACGCGACCTACGAGGGCCCCCACGGGCTCTCGGTGGTCCCGGGCGACCAGTCGCTGTCGGCGTTCCGGACGGCCGACCCCTCGCGGATCCGCGAGGTGCTCGGGTCGATCACGGCTGCCGACTACGTCGTCGTCGACACCGGCGCGGGGCTCACCCACGAGAGCGCGCTCCCGCTCTCGCTCGCGGACGGGGTGTTGCTCGTCTCGACGCCGACACGGGACGGCATCGTCGACACGGGCAAGACGATCGACCTGACTGAACGGCTCGGCGGGACGATCGTCGGCATCGCGCTCAACCGCGTCGGCCCCGACGACACGCTCGAGTCCGCGCTCGCGGCCGCCGACGTCGACCCCGGGGCGTTCGAGGCACCGGTGCTCGGGCGGATCGAGGAGGAGTCGGTCATCGCCGACGCGATCGCGGCACGGGAGCCGATTTCCCAGCACGATCCCGGCGGCGACGCGGCCGCGAGCTACCGATCGCTCGCGTCCTCGCTCACGGGCGAACCGATCCGTCCGCCCCTCTCCTACGAGGTGGAGGAGGGCGAACAGGACCCGACGATGCCGGGTGATGCCGCCGTCGCCGGCACGGATCCGGGGACCGACGCGGACTCCGACGGGGACGCGGACCCCGACGGTGAGGTGGACGGAGACGGGGACGACGGCGTGGATGTCGATTCGGACGGCGAGGGTGACGCTGGTGCGGACACGGACCCCGACGGCGACCGGAGGGAACCGGCAGACGCGGAGCGAGCGCCCGATAGCGAAGACGAACCGGACTCCGCCGGGGACGCCGACGGTTCCGACGTGACGGCGGAGCCGGCCGGCGACGCCGACGATGCCGACCCGGACGTCGCCGAGGGAGACGAGTCGATCGCGGACGAGGAGTCGGCCGGCGACGAGGAGTCGGTCTCGGACGACGCAGTCATCATCGAGGACGACGGCGGGGAGGACGGGGCGGCCGCGGCAGCACGGGGGACCGTCCTCGGCCGGGAGGAGTACGAGGAGTTCACGGAGGACGGTTCCGCGGGGGACGAGGCGGCGGAGGGCGATGCGATCGACGACGAGGCGATCCCCTTCGCCGAGCGCGACGACGAGGGCACGTCCGCGGCCGCCGCCGCGGACGCGGACGAGACGGACGACGAGGAGGGCGACGGGGACGACGCCGGCGGTGGAATCCTCAGCAGACTGTTCCGCTGA
- the prf1 gene encoding peptide chain release factor aRF-1, with amino-acid sequence MSSDAADGADEPSEDRRKYEFRKVLEELDEYEGSGTQLVTIYIPEDKQISDVVAHVTQEHSEASNIKSKQTRTNVQDALTSIKDRLRYYDIYPPGNGMVIFSGAVNAGGGQTDMVTEVLESPPEPVESFRYHCDSDFLTEPLEHMMADKGLFGLVVLDRREANVGWLKGKRVEPVKSASSLVPGKQRKGGQSAQRFARLRLEAIDNFYQEVAGMANDLFVAKRHELDGILVGGPSPTKDEFLDGDYLHHEIQDNVLGKFDVAYTDESGLYDLVDAAQEVLADQEVVKDKRQMEEFFENLHTGDEATYGFAETRRNLVMGAVDRLLLSEDLHHDVVPFECPNGHEEYEIVERRHSTPEHTCSSCGEEAEPGEREDVVEHLMNIAEQRGTETKFISTDFEKGEQLMDAFGGVAGILRYRTGV; translated from the coding sequence ATGAGTAGCGACGCGGCGGACGGGGCGGACGAGCCCTCCGAGGACCGACGGAAGTACGAGTTCCGCAAGGTCCTCGAGGAGCTCGACGAGTACGAGGGCTCGGGCACCCAGCTCGTCACCATCTACATCCCCGAGGACAAACAGATCTCCGACGTGGTCGCCCACGTCACCCAGGAACACAGCGAGGCGTCCAACATCAAGTCCAAGCAGACGCGGACGAACGTCCAGGACGCGCTCACCTCCATCAAGGACCGGCTCCGGTACTACGACATCTACCCGCCGGGCAACGGGATGGTCATCTTCTCGGGCGCGGTGAACGCTGGCGGCGGCCAGACCGACATGGTGACGGAGGTGCTCGAGTCGCCGCCCGAACCCGTCGAGTCGTTCCGCTACCACTGCGATTCGGACTTCCTGACCGAGCCGCTCGAGCACATGATGGCCGACAAGGGCCTGTTCGGGCTCGTCGTCCTCGACCGACGGGAAGCGAACGTCGGCTGGCTGAAGGGGAAACGCGTCGAGCCGGTGAAGTCGGCGTCCTCGCTCGTGCCGGGCAAGCAGCGGAAGGGCGGCCAGTCCGCCCAGCGGTTCGCCCGCCTGCGGCTGGAGGCGATCGACAACTTCTACCAGGAGGTCGCGGGGATGGCCAACGACCTGTTCGTCGCCAAGCGCCACGAACTGGACGGCATCCTCGTCGGCGGCCCCTCGCCGACGAAGGACGAGTTCCTCGACGGCGACTACCTCCACCACGAGATCCAGGACAACGTGCTCGGCAAGTTCGACGTCGCCTACACCGACGAGTCCGGGCTGTACGACCTGGTCGACGCCGCCCAGGAGGTGCTCGCAGACCAGGAGGTCGTCAAGGACAAGCGACAGATGGAGGAGTTCTTCGAGAACCTCCACACCGGCGACGAGGCGACCTACGGGTTCGCCGAGACGCGCCGGAACCTCGTGATGGGCGCGGTCGACCGCCTGCTGCTCTCGGAGGACCTCCACCACGACGTCGTCCCGTTCGAGTGTCCGAACGGCCACGAGGAGTACGAGATCGTCGAGCGCCGCCACTCGACGCCCGAGCACACCTGTTCGAGTTGCGGCGAGGAGGCGGAGCCGGGCGAGCGCGAGGACGTCGTCGAGCACCTGATGAACATCGCCGAACAGCGCGGCACGGAAACGAAGTTCATCTCCACCGACTTCGAGAAGGGCGAGCAGCTCATGGACGCGTTCGGCGGCGTCGCCGGCATCCTCCGCTATCGGACCGGCGTGTAA
- a CDS encoding DUF2891 domain-containing protein produces MNPLAAVDTDVILSGRSDWIGPDLAETLSHHPLASIETEFPHHVRSMESPERNERPRERHPVFYGCYDWHSAVHSHWALVRQLRLFDEHPRESEIVGSFDSRFTEENVEREVERFAETESFEKPYGWAWLLHLASELSLWDDRRADGWGELLEPLEETIVDLVESSFLTGERPFRVGTHGNTAFALHCVLDYARTTSNDSLESAASATARKFYADDRDYPVAYEPLGWDFLSPALTEADLMRRVYDRDEFVTWLDGFLPELSASPHESILDPVRVDAAPDEGVALHLVGLNVSRAWCLAGLADALDGHRYGDPFERSARRHAERGLEGAFTDDYAGSHWLSSFVLYLLTRTEGGIAPE; encoded by the coding sequence ATGAATCCGCTCGCAGCCGTCGACACGGACGTGATCCTCTCGGGCCGGAGCGACTGGATCGGTCCGGACCTCGCCGAGACGCTCTCACACCACCCGTTGGCGTCGATCGAGACCGAGTTCCCCCACCACGTCCGCTCGATGGAGTCGCCCGAGAGGAACGAGCGCCCCAGGGAGCGGCACCCGGTGTTTTACGGCTGCTACGACTGGCACTCGGCGGTCCACAGCCACTGGGCGCTGGTTCGACAGCTCCGACTGTTCGACGAACACCCCCGGGAGTCCGAGATTGTCGGGAGCTTCGACTCGCGGTTCACCGAGGAAAACGTCGAACGGGAGGTCGAACGGTTCGCGGAGACCGAGTCCTTCGAGAAGCCGTACGGCTGGGCGTGGCTCCTGCATCTCGCCTCGGAGCTCTCGCTGTGGGACGACCGGCGCGCGGACGGGTGGGGAGAACTGCTCGAACCGCTGGAGGAGACCATCGTCGACCTCGTCGAGTCGTCGTTCCTGACCGGGGAGCGGCCGTTCCGGGTCGGGACCCACGGGAACACGGCGTTCGCCCTCCACTGCGTCCTCGATTACGCGCGGACCACGTCGAACGACTCGCTGGAGTCCGCGGCTTCGGCGACTGCGCGGAAGTTCTACGCGGACGACCGCGACTACCCGGTCGCGTACGAACCGCTCGGCTGGGACTTCCTCTCTCCGGCGCTGACCGAGGCGGATCTCATGCGGCGCGTCTACGATCGGGACGAGTTCGTGACGTGGCTCGACGGCTTTCTCCCGGAGCTTTCCGCTTCGCCCCACGAGTCGATCCTCGACCCGGTGCGGGTCGACGCTGCCCCCGACGAGGGTGTCGCGCTCCACCTCGTCGGACTGAACGTCTCGCGCGCGTGGTGTCTGGCGGGCCTCGCGGACGCACTCGACGGGCACCGGTACGGCGACCCGTTCGAGCGGAGCGCCCGGCGGCACGCCGAGCGGGGTCTGGAGGGGGCGTTCACCGACGATTACGCCGGGTCACACTGGCTCTCGTCGTTCGTGCTCTATCTGCTGACCCGAACCGAGGGCGGCATCGCGCCGGAGTGA
- a CDS encoding DMT family transporter, with amino-acid sequence MGRLDSRTVGTLFVLLSAACFGTLGVLGELAFRAGLSVPAALTLRFLVGGAVVWAGLGVHRLLVPDTSPVLRLPTRDAAVAVALGAVGYAGVSYGFFVGVERTSAGLAAVLLYTYPLFVVALAATVLDERVGGRTVAAAVLTLAGVGLVSWTGAATFDAVGAAATLAAAVLYAGYITTSRVALRTADERVLTAYVAPAAAASMGLVGAATGSLSLPTTRVGWAVILALGTVATALAIFAFFAGLKRVGASRAGVISTVEPAVAVVLGAAFLDEAVTPVMLVGAGLILSGVVLIQTARE; translated from the coding sequence ATGGGTCGTCTCGACAGCCGAACCGTCGGCACGCTGTTCGTCCTCCTCTCGGCGGCCTGCTTCGGGACGCTCGGCGTCCTCGGCGAACTCGCGTTCCGCGCGGGGCTGTCGGTGCCGGCCGCGCTGACGCTCCGATTTCTGGTCGGCGGGGCCGTCGTCTGGGCGGGACTCGGCGTCCACCGCCTCCTCGTCCCCGACACCTCGCCCGTCCTCCGCCTGCCGACGCGGGACGCGGCGGTCGCGGTGGCGCTGGGCGCGGTCGGCTACGCGGGCGTCAGCTACGGCTTCTTCGTCGGCGTCGAACGGACCTCGGCGGGGCTCGCCGCGGTGCTGCTGTACACCTACCCGCTGTTCGTCGTCGCGCTCGCGGCGACGGTCCTCGACGAGCGTGTGGGGGGCCGAACCGTCGCCGCGGCGGTGCTCACGCTTGCGGGCGTCGGTCTCGTCTCGTGGACCGGCGCGGCCACGTTCGACGCGGTCGGGGCGGCGGCGACGCTCGCCGCGGCCGTGCTGTACGCCGGTTACATCACCACCTCGCGGGTCGCGCTCCGGACCGCCGACGAGCGGGTGCTGACTGCCTACGTCGCGCCCGCGGCCGCCGCCTCGATGGGCCTCGTCGGAGCCGCCACGGGATCGCTCTCGCTCCCGACGACCCGGGTCGGCTGGGCGGTGATCCTCGCGCTCGGCACCGTCGCCACGGCGCTGGCCATCTTCGCGTTCTTCGCGGGGTTGAAGCGGGTCGGCGCGAGCCGCGCGGGCGTGATCTCGACCGTCGAGCCGGCCGTCGCGGTGGTGCTGGGCGCGGCGTTCCTCGACGAGGCGGTGACGCCGGTGATGCTCGTGGGTGCCGGACTCATCCTGAGCGGCGTGGTCCTGATTCAGACGGCCAGGGAGTGA
- a CDS encoding DUF6276 family protein, protein MPTCPDCEVPPVAFAVPETLREHAPEGASTAAICPRCLRVSPVDAEEAAADAGVISDETPDFGRIDDSFPGGEGGVAFALLLGKLPSLALEKDAIATLREHAEAAGVDVALTLDRLIGADPNPQFDLERRTSQLDSLLE, encoded by the coding sequence ATGCCGACCTGCCCCGACTGCGAGGTTCCGCCGGTCGCCTTCGCCGTTCCCGAGACGCTCCGGGAACACGCCCCCGAGGGCGCGTCGACGGCCGCCATCTGCCCGCGTTGTCTCCGCGTGAGTCCGGTCGACGCCGAGGAAGCCGCCGCCGACGCCGGTGTTATCTCGGACGAAACGCCCGACTTCGGACGGATCGACGACTCGTTTCCAGGCGGCGAGGGCGGCGTCGCGTTCGCGCTCCTCCTGGGGAAACTCCCGAGCCTGGCCCTGGAGAAGGACGCGATCGCGACCCTCCGCGAGCACGCGGAGGCCGCCGGCGTCGACGTCGCGCTGACGCTCGACCGGCTGATCGGTGCGGATCCGAACCCGCAGTTCGACCTGGAACGGCGAACCAGTCAACTCGATTCCCTACTCGAGTGA
- a CDS encoding V-type ATP synthase subunit D, with translation MAEDVKPTRKNLMEIEDRIELSERGHDTLEQKRDGLIMEFMDILDQAQDVRSKLEDDYESAQDTINKARAMEGDVAVRGAAAALQEHPEITTQSKNIMGVVVPQIESSKVRKSLDERGYGLLGSSARIDEAADDYEELIESIILAAEVETAMKKMLTEIETTKRRVNALEFTLLPTLRENQEFIEQKLEEQEREEIFRLKKIKAKKEEKEAEEEAARDPEEVLEPGTVNADD, from the coding sequence ATGGCCGAGGACGTCAAACCGACTCGCAAGAACCTGATGGAGATCGAGGACCGCATCGAACTCTCCGAGCGCGGCCACGACACGCTCGAACAGAAGCGTGACGGGCTCATCATGGAGTTCATGGACATCCTCGATCAGGCCCAGGACGTCCGCTCGAAACTGGAGGACGACTACGAGTCCGCCCAGGACACCATCAACAAGGCTCGCGCGATGGAGGGCGACGTTGCCGTCCGCGGTGCCGCGGCGGCGCTGCAGGAACACCCCGAGATCACCACGCAGTCGAAGAACATCATGGGCGTCGTCGTCCCGCAGATCGAGTCCTCGAAGGTGCGAAAGAGCCTCGACGAGCGGGGCTACGGCCTGCTGGGCTCCTCGGCGCGCATCGATGAGGCCGCGGACGACTACGAGGAGCTCATCGAGAGCATCATCCTCGCCGCCGAGGTCGAGACGGCGATGAAGAAGATGCTCACCGAGATCGAGACGACCAAGCGCCGCGTCAACGCCCTGGAGTTCACGCTCCTGCCGACCCTGCGCGAGAACCAGGAGTTCATCGAGCAGAAGCTCGAGGAGCAGGAGCGGGAGGAGATCTTCCGGCTGAAGAAGATCAAGGCGAAAAAGGAGGAGAAGGAAGCCGAGGAGGAGGCCGCCCGCGATCCCGAGGAGGTTCTGGAACCCGGCACGGTCAACGCCGACGACTGA
- a CDS encoding bifunctional metallophosphatase/5'-nucleotidase — MTPPPRLVHLSDLETIYDRPEDAGRLAGAVEALRDERTIVVTTGDTTALGSLALATDEGRRHGLPFMRAVAPVASTFGNHDLDEGPGWAAEWARDVPGTHLAANLDGLAADAFEPGLLTEVDEARVGLVGVVNPRTPEMCHAVESLTFTDPVEAVRREAAALRDRGAEFVVVLSHCASVDADIAGGTDVDAVLGAHDHEQVEERVDGTLVARTRGGQANEYEVVTLGEDPAADVRDLTDAPVDGPVAAEYRERRAAAGIDEEVCSFPEPLPEAETGWAVAETYRVRGEADIGVVVAGSVRGGLPATITVGDLLGVVPFSSHLHTLAVGGEDLANAIRLGRDEPDDTHGRMYVAGASVREDGPVVVDDDPISPDATYRVACTSYLTEVAPLPGFEPDALVADHGLQYEHIIAQARAGEFGRDVE, encoded by the coding sequence ATGACCCCTCCACCCCGCCTGGTTCACCTCTCGGACCTGGAGACGATCTACGACCGACCCGAGGACGCCGGCCGGCTAGCCGGTGCCGTCGAGGCGTTGCGGGACGAGCGAACGATCGTCGTCACCACCGGCGACACGACCGCCCTCGGGTCGCTCGCGCTCGCGACCGACGAGGGTCGGCGCCACGGACTGCCGTTCATGCGTGCTGTCGCCCCGGTCGCGAGCACCTTCGGGAACCACGACCTCGACGAGGGGCCGGGCTGGGCCGCCGAGTGGGCGCGCGACGTGCCCGGCACCCACCTCGCGGCGAACCTCGACGGCCTCGCCGCCGACGCGTTCGAACCCGGCCTCCTCACGGAGGTGGACGAAGCGCGCGTCGGCCTCGTCGGCGTCGTCAACCCCCGCACGCCGGAGATGTGTCACGCCGTCGAGTCGCTGACGTTCACCGACCCGGTCGAGGCGGTCCGCAGGGAGGCCGCCGCCCTCCGCGACAGGGGTGCCGAGTTCGTCGTCGTCCTCTCCCACTGCGCGAGCGTCGACGCGGACATCGCGGGCGGGACCGACGTCGACGCGGTGCTCGGCGCGCACGACCACGAGCAGGTCGAGGAGCGTGTCGACGGGACGCTCGTCGCGCGCACCCGCGGCGGACAGGCGAACGAGTACGAGGTCGTGACGCTCGGCGAGGACCCGGCGGCCGACGTCCGGGACCTGACTGACGCGCCGGTGGACGGGCCGGTCGCCGCCGAGTACCGCGAGCGCCGCGCGGCCGCGGGCATCGACGAGGAAGTGTGCTCGTTCCCCGAACCGCTCCCGGAGGCCGAAACCGGGTGGGCCGTCGCCGAGACGTACCGCGTCCGAGGCGAGGCGGACATCGGCGTCGTCGTCGCCGGATCGGTCCGGGGCGGCTTGCCCGCGACCATCACGGTCGGCGACCTGCTCGGCGTCGTCCCGTTTTCGTCACACCTCCACACGCTCGCCGTCGGCGGCGAGGACCTCGCGAACGCGATTCGGCTCGGTCGCGACGAGCCCGACGACACCCACGGCCGCATGTACGTCGCGGGCGCGTCCGTACGCGAGGACGGGCCGGTCGTCGTCGACGACGACCCGATTTCCCCCGACGCCACCTACCGTGTCGCCTGCACGAGCTATCTCACCGAGGTCGCCCCGCTCCCGGGGTTCGAGCCGGATGCGCTCGTCGCGGACCACGGGCTCCAGTACGAGCACATCATCGCGCAGGCACGGGCCGGGGAGTTCGGTCGCGACGTGGAGTGA